The following coding sequences lie in one Sphingobium sp. KCTC 72723 genomic window:
- a CDS encoding DUF1543 domain-containing protein, with product MKLFAVYIGGEHPAAHIEVHDVRFIVARSLKATHDALRRQW from the coding sequence ATGAAGCTGTTTGCGGTCTACATTGGAGGTGAGCATCCTGCGGCTCACATAGAAGTTCATGATGTCCGCTTCATCGTGGCGCGCTCCCTTAAAGCGACGCATGATGCGCTTCGCCGTCAGTGGTGA
- a CDS encoding DUF3072 domain-containing protein, producing MTDRFHNPKLDEHPASNAEKDPADWVSGNEPITGAQASYLATLCEEAGVELPTGDLTKADASRQIDEMKAKLGRA from the coding sequence ATGACCGACCGTTTCCATAATCCCAAACTCGATGAGCACCCGGCTTCGAACGCTGAGAAAGATCCAGCAGATTGGGTGTCGGGCAACGAACCCATCACCGGCGCGCAGGCGTCCTATCTAGCGACCTTATGCGAAGAAGCGGGTGTGGAACTGCCAACCGGAGATCTGACGAAAGCAGATGCATCGCGTCAGATCGATGAGATGAAAGCGAAGCTTGGGCGCGCCTGA
- a CDS encoding SDR family oxidoreductase: MKIALVTGGAQGIGKGITQALLTQSWKVAVLDQDAEAVRDLSDEMPTNKLMAIRADVTSERDVEMAFDKIAAWNKATEEVEGIDLLVSNAGLADPVSGPIEKLELKKWQAWQDSHVTGAFLMVRAAVPILRQRKGAIVIMASIRAIQSEPDTEAYAAAKGALCALTHALAISLGPDIRVNAILRGWIETRPWAKAQVREAVEHRPIDREQHPVGRVSEPSDIAATVLFLASEGAGFITGQQITVDGGMTRKMIDAH; this comes from the coding sequence ATGAAGATAGCGCTCGTCACAGGCGGTGCTCAGGGCATCGGCAAAGGCATTACACAGGCCCTGTTGACGCAGAGCTGGAAAGTAGCGGTGTTGGACCAGGATGCCGAAGCGGTCCGCGACCTTTCCGACGAGATGCCGACCAACAAGCTTATGGCGATCCGGGCCGACGTCACCAGCGAGCGCGACGTGGAAATGGCGTTCGATAAGATTGCAGCCTGGAATAAGGCGACGGAAGAGGTCGAGGGCATCGATCTGCTCGTATCCAATGCAGGTCTTGCCGATCCGGTCAGCGGTCCGATCGAAAAACTGGAGCTTAAGAAATGGCAGGCGTGGCAGGACAGCCATGTGACCGGCGCTTTTCTGATGGTGCGCGCCGCTGTGCCGATCCTGCGCCAGCGTAAAGGGGCGATCGTCATCATGGCGTCGATCCGCGCGATCCAGTCGGAACCCGATACGGAGGCCTATGCTGCGGCCAAGGGTGCGCTCTGCGCCCTGACCCATGCGCTGGCGATCAGCCTTGGCCCCGACATCCGCGTCAACGCCATTTTGCGCGGCTGGATAGAAACCCGCCCCTGGGCCAAAGCACAGGTGCGCGAAGCGGTCGAGCATCGCCCGATCGATCGGGAACAGCATCCGGTAGGCCGGGTCAGCGAACCGTCCGACATTGCGGCTACCGTCCTGTTTCTGGCGTCCGAAGGTGCGGGCTTCATCACGGGCCAGCAAATCACCGTCGATGGCGGCATGACCCGAAAAATGATCGACGCGCATTGA
- a CDS encoding SRPBCC family protein, producing MTMATDDAPPTTSKLKEERANGIAAVTQSKGDDLIGRSVTINRPRDELFAYWRDFSNLPSFMDNVERIDILSDTTSHWVVKAPAGRTVEWDATITEEKAGEWIAWTSAEGADVPNSGRIEFRDAGARGTIVTATIAYDPPAGVVGKVIAKLFQREPAIQARRDLRRFKQLMETGEVATAAWTQKQRDEEKV from the coding sequence ATGACGATGGCGACAGACGATGCCCCACCGACGACATCGAAATTGAAAGAAGAACGCGCAAACGGAATCGCGGCCGTGACCCAATCAAAGGGTGATGATCTGATCGGGCGCTCGGTCACGATCAACCGTCCTCGCGACGAACTCTTCGCCTATTGGCGCGATTTTTCCAATCTGCCCTCGTTCATGGATAATGTCGAACGGATCGATATATTGTCGGACACGACATCGCATTGGGTGGTGAAGGCGCCGGCTGGACGCACCGTGGAATGGGACGCGACCATCACGGAGGAGAAGGCTGGCGAATGGATCGCCTGGACCTCTGCCGAAGGCGCCGATGTCCCCAATAGCGGCCGCATCGAATTTCGCGATGCGGGCGCGCGTGGCACCATCGTCACGGCGACCATCGCGTATGATCCGCCCGCAGGCGTGGTGGGCAAGGTGATCGCCAAGCTCTTCCAGCGCGAACCCGCCATCCAGGCGCGACGCGATCTGCGCCGTTTCAAGCAATTGATGGAAACGGGCGAGGTTGCGACCGCAGCTTGGACCCAAAAGCAACGTGACGAGGAGAAAGTCTGA
- a CDS encoding inositol monophosphatase family protein — MTMTVAEPMPTPDLLARMEAVAVELATIGGREILAALGSLMAVQYKGDDNAIALMRDPVSEVDSRVEAIIRSHLADHFPEHGIIGEEMAVQAGLGSDFVWAVDPIDGTSNFINGFPLFASSVGVLYRGVPVVGALWCSTSHLLTPGVYHSGGAEGLRFEGEQVSRMPNPAVRKRLAGDPHGQSGIGPWDGRKTGSAAIECAFVAAGLLQVARFATPNIWDVAGGIALAHASGASVFQKEDGNWSPFASFGEQVAQMEQWRRPLILGTPEDAARMTDIQRVDAQDRSGRI; from the coding sequence ATGACGATGACAGTTGCTGAGCCGATGCCAACACCGGATTTACTTGCCCGCATGGAAGCTGTTGCGGTGGAACTGGCCACGATCGGCGGCCGGGAAATCCTGGCTGCGCTGGGCAGCCTAATGGCCGTGCAATATAAGGGGGATGATAACGCCATTGCCTTGATGCGCGATCCGGTAAGCGAAGTCGACAGCCGGGTCGAAGCGATCATCCGCAGCCATCTGGCAGATCATTTCCCCGAGCATGGCATCATCGGCGAAGAAATGGCTGTCCAGGCGGGACTGGGCAGCGATTTTGTCTGGGCGGTTGATCCGATCGATGGGACAAGCAACTTCATCAACGGCTTCCCGCTATTCGCGTCATCCGTGGGCGTGCTCTACCGCGGTGTTCCCGTCGTCGGCGCATTATGGTGCAGCACAAGCCATTTGCTTACGCCTGGTGTCTATCATAGCGGCGGCGCCGAGGGTTTGCGTTTTGAGGGCGAACAAGTCTCACGCATGCCCAACCCTGCCGTTCGCAAACGGCTCGCGGGTGATCCGCATGGTCAGTCTGGTATCGGGCCGTGGGATGGGCGCAAGACAGGATCGGCCGCAATCGAATGTGCGTTCGTGGCGGCAGGCCTTCTACAAGTCGCCAGGTTCGCGACACCCAACATCTGGGATGTTGCCGGGGGAATAGCCCTTGCGCACGCATCTGGCGCTTCGGTGTTTCAGAAGGAAGATGGAAATTGGTCGCCATTCGCCAGCTTTGGCGAACAAGTGGCGCAGATGGAGCAATGGCGTCGTCCATTGATCCTTGGGACGCCTGAGGATGCCGCGCGCATGACCGACATCCAGCGCGTTGACGCACAAGATCGAAGCGGCCGGATATAG
- a CDS encoding PAS domain S-box protein — protein sequence MTNDWPDVFPGDSQMSAIMRAHDWKASNLGPPDRWPEELKASLRLMLLSRFEMWLGWGEDLNFFYNDAYIPTLGFKHPTALGRPMSQVWKEVFEDVKDRIVSVMRDGVATWDEQLLLLLERNGYPEETYHTFSYSPLMGRGGAVEGLMCVVREETDRVISERRIKQLNDLAAALLRSKSRSDVIEAVRGHFGSESRDFPFANLQLFDLPESLDPGTGDAADWPVAAIQRGEKQAVEALGGAFSKLPTGPWEIPPRDALIVAIEQPGEAQAVGALVLGLNPYRLLDEATRDFANLIAAQIAGALATIDAVSAQRRDRDRLWSLSQDLMLVCDFDGVIRLVNPSATRLLGWREDEMVGQVLADFVHPDDLSATAKEVEKLAQGVTTLLFENRYRCQDGSYRLLDWNAVPDAGRIHAVARDITRERQLARDRKRIWALSPIVKVVATTQGIINAVNPSWTKTLGWSEADTVGRNILEFVAQEQEAAQQRLAKLSESNAAVVESQSVFRAKDGSHRRFAWTTVPEAGMLYLFGRDITAETEAADALIATEEALRQSQKMEAVGQLTGGIAHDFNNLLAGVLGNLELLELRISQGRMEAIGRHLETAQGAAKRAAALTQRLLAFSRRQTLDPTAVNINRLVSGLEDLIRRTVGPSIEIEVVGSGGLWMTLVDRYQLENALLNLCINARDAMPDGGRLTIETANKWLDNRMARERELPPGQYVSLCVSDTGTGMTPDVIARAFDPFFTTKPLGEGTGLGLSMIYGFVRQSGGQVRIYSEVGGGTTMCLYIPRHMGPVTEIEQELRPTQLDAGGHGETVLVIDDEASVRSLIVDVLADGGYHVIEAADGPSGLKVLQSDLRIDLLITDVGLPGGMNGRQVADAGRVGRPKLKILFITGYAENAIIGNGLLEHDMHVITKPFGIEAIVSKVREMIDEGDKLGNRSATGQSDP from the coding sequence GTGACAAACGACTGGCCTGACGTGTTCCCTGGCGATTCCCAGATGAGTGCAATCATGCGAGCGCATGATTGGAAGGCATCGAACTTAGGTCCGCCTGATCGATGGCCCGAAGAACTCAAGGCGTCGCTACGGCTCATGCTCCTGTCTCGGTTTGAGATGTGGCTTGGTTGGGGAGAAGACCTCAACTTCTTCTACAATGACGCCTATATTCCTACTTTGGGCTTCAAACATCCCACAGCGCTGGGTCGGCCCATGTCGCAGGTATGGAAGGAGGTCTTTGAGGACGTCAAGGATCGCATCGTCTCGGTCATGCGAGATGGCGTTGCGACCTGGGACGAACAGTTGCTTCTGCTCCTTGAGCGTAACGGCTATCCCGAAGAGACGTATCACACATTCTCTTACAGTCCTCTGATGGGTCGCGGGGGTGCTGTCGAAGGCCTGATGTGCGTCGTTCGCGAGGAGACGGACAGGGTCATCAGTGAACGGCGCATCAAGCAATTGAATGATCTGGCCGCCGCGTTGCTCCGATCGAAAAGTCGGTCTGACGTGATCGAAGCAGTGCGAGGCCATTTTGGCAGCGAGAGCCGGGACTTTCCGTTCGCGAACCTACAGCTGTTCGACTTGCCTGAAAGCCTTGATCCCGGCACTGGAGACGCTGCGGATTGGCCAGTTGCTGCGATTCAAAGAGGCGAAAAACAGGCCGTGGAAGCGCTGGGTGGCGCTTTTTCGAAGTTGCCGACCGGACCGTGGGAGATACCGCCGCGCGATGCGTTGATCGTAGCTATCGAGCAGCCTGGCGAAGCGCAAGCCGTCGGTGCACTTGTTCTGGGATTGAATCCCTACCGCCTGCTCGACGAAGCAACTCGTGATTTCGCCAACCTTATTGCCGCGCAGATTGCGGGGGCGCTTGCCACCATCGATGCCGTGTCTGCCCAGCGACGGGACCGCGATCGGCTGTGGTCGCTTAGTCAGGACCTGATGCTGGTTTGCGACTTTGATGGCGTCATTCGCTTGGTGAACCCATCTGCGACCCGCCTTCTGGGGTGGCGAGAGGATGAGATGGTTGGACAGGTCCTGGCCGATTTCGTCCATCCCGACGATTTATCTGCCACAGCCAAGGAAGTTGAAAAGCTGGCTCAGGGCGTTACGACCCTTTTGTTCGAGAACCGCTATCGCTGCCAGGACGGCAGCTATCGATTGCTCGATTGGAACGCTGTGCCAGACGCGGGCCGCATCCACGCCGTGGCGCGCGATATAACCCGAGAGCGCCAACTCGCCCGCGACCGAAAGCGGATTTGGGCGCTCTCTCCGATCGTCAAGGTGGTGGCGACGACCCAAGGCATTATCAATGCCGTCAATCCATCCTGGACGAAGACGCTGGGGTGGAGCGAAGCCGATACGGTCGGCCGCAATATTTTGGAGTTTGTAGCGCAGGAGCAAGAAGCCGCGCAGCAGCGGTTGGCGAAACTCTCCGAATCCAACGCTGCTGTCGTCGAGTCACAAAGCGTCTTTCGCGCAAAGGATGGCAGCCACCGACGCTTCGCCTGGACCACCGTTCCAGAGGCCGGGATGCTCTATCTGTTCGGCCGCGATATCACCGCGGAGACCGAAGCGGCCGATGCCCTTATCGCCACAGAGGAGGCTTTGCGCCAAAGCCAGAAGATGGAGGCGGTGGGGCAGTTAACCGGTGGCATCGCGCATGATTTCAACAATCTGCTGGCCGGGGTTCTCGGCAACCTGGAATTGCTGGAACTGCGTATTTCCCAGGGTCGTATGGAGGCTATCGGTCGCCATCTCGAAACCGCGCAGGGCGCGGCAAAGCGGGCTGCCGCGTTGACGCAGCGACTGCTTGCCTTTTCCCGGCGACAGACATTGGATCCCACAGCCGTCAATATAAACCGGCTAGTTTCTGGCTTGGAAGACCTCATACGCCGTACCGTCGGGCCCTCCATAGAGATCGAAGTGGTTGGATCGGGCGGGTTGTGGATGACGTTGGTCGATCGCTACCAGCTTGAAAATGCGCTTTTGAACCTTTGCATCAATGCGCGAGACGCGATGCCGGATGGCGGACGCTTGACAATCGAAACAGCCAATAAGTGGCTAGACAACCGCATGGCGCGCGAACGCGAGCTACCCCCTGGTCAATATGTGTCGCTATGCGTGAGTGACACCGGAACGGGCATGACGCCCGACGTGATCGCCCGCGCTTTTGATCCGTTCTTCACGACCAAGCCGCTGGGCGAAGGCACGGGCCTTGGCCTCTCGATGATCTATGGCTTTGTGCGGCAATCGGGCGGGCAGGTACGGATTTATTCGGAGGTCGGCGGAGGCACGACCATGTGCCTCTACATTCCAAGGCATATGGGACCGGTAACTGAGATCGAACAGGAGTTGCGGCCGACGCAGCTTGATGCTGGGGGGCACGGGGAGACCGTGCTGGTCATCGATGACGAGGCTTCCGTTCGCTCGCTCATCGTCGATGTCCTTGCCGACGGGGGATATCACGTCATTGAAGCTGCGGATGGTCCCAGCGGCCTAAAGGTGCTTCAGTCTGATCTGCGCATCGACCTTCTCATCACGGATGTGGGCTTGCCCGGCGGAATGAATGGCCGTCAGGTCGCAGACGCCGGCCGAGTTGGACGTCCCAAACTCAAGATTTTGTTCATCACTGGTTATGCGGAGAATGCCATCATCGGCAACGGATTGCTGGAGCATGATATGCACGTGATCACCAAACCCTTCGGAATCGAGGCCATCGTCAGCAAGGTTCGTGAGATGATCGATGAAGGTGACAAACTAGGCAACCGATCAGCGACCGGCCAATCTGATCCTTAA
- a CDS encoding DEAD/DEAH box helicase encodes MLLDALGAGDLLYLADDEQDAEAVASALTFLAPEHHVVFLPSSDILPGDSAPASPSNIGKRVAALRHLRRLAAGSKRRPLATITSGEGAARLYADPAAFDAAPPSLRVGEPIDPTNFAADMERLGYVADDRVDEPGEVAVRGEVIDIFPADAGLPARIDVADGRVIGIRRYDPITQRTQAPCKLLEIGRAAEPEPERKVTILAHLRPGRLYVSAKAEQRRARFIRLATDAAGNSGSAIDAASQSLWAKDLAAWRSGDPADFAISPIPRFAEQRSPLSALKRFAAPHVQEGKRALLVGRERDVRFLRPKIAKTFKAKVEAIDAIAAVDTLAPGAIAALIAPIDRGAVGTKLVMIAAADLLGSRALIGATQGSVAAGLAQAGGDIRAGDLVVHEDHGVARVLGLVSAPGDGDAELIALEYANDARRLVPCQEAGLLWRYGADGDAVRLDKLDGSTWEKRRGAIDEAVAQSARDLLRLAQERADVKAAIIEPDSAAYERFVASFPFNETADQARAIQAVRDDLASGRPMDRLVIGDVGYGKTEVALRAAALAALAGYQVILAAPTTVLVRQHIEMFQRRFADTGVVVAGLSRLSSAAEKKAAKAGLADGSIGIVIGTAAVMAKDVRYAQLGLVIIDEEQRFGAADKARLRGRTDLHLLAMSATPIPRTLHRAMIGLQQLSVIATPPARRQPIRTSLASPDDAMIRTALLRERSRGGQSFVVVPRIEDLAPLAERLARIVPDLALIEAHGKMPVVAIDDAMVRFGGGEGDVLLATNIIEAGLDVPRANTMIVWRADRFGLAQLHQLRGRVGRGNRRGQVILLTEAGEIAERTMKRLRTLATYDRLGAGFAISAADLDQRGAGDPLADTQAGHMKLIGIDLYQHLFEAALKEARGEDAGLWTPELNLGSAGGLPSDWIPDADIRLGLYVRLWRLVDETGLSALEEELADRFGPLPPAAERLIDANRIAILARAAGIARVDAGPAAMALTPRETGRDMSKCAGLFEKDGRWLLKAQTDEADQLARVIDLLESIGALRN; translated from the coding sequence ATGCTGCTTGACGCCCTGGGCGCTGGCGATCTGCTCTATCTGGCCGATGACGAGCAGGACGCCGAAGCGGTGGCCAGCGCGCTCACGTTCCTTGCGCCTGAGCATCATGTCGTCTTCCTGCCGTCGAGCGACATCTTGCCCGGCGACAGCGCGCCTGCGTCGCCCTCGAACATCGGGAAACGGGTCGCTGCCCTGCGGCACCTTCGACGGCTGGCGGCGGGATCCAAGCGCCGTCCTCTTGCCACTATCACGAGCGGTGAAGGGGCTGCGCGGCTTTATGCAGACCCCGCCGCCTTCGACGCCGCGCCGCCCAGCCTGCGCGTTGGCGAACCGATCGATCCGACCAATTTCGCCGCTGACATGGAGAGGCTTGGTTATGTCGCCGACGATCGTGTCGATGAACCAGGCGAGGTGGCGGTCCGCGGGGAGGTCATCGACATTTTTCCGGCCGATGCCGGGCTGCCGGCCCGGATCGATGTCGCCGATGGGCGCGTCATCGGTATCCGCCGCTATGATCCGATCACGCAGCGCACGCAGGCGCCGTGCAAGTTGCTGGAGATCGGCCGGGCTGCCGAACCGGAGCCTGAGCGGAAAGTTACCATCCTCGCCCATCTGCGGCCGGGGCGGCTTTATGTTTCGGCAAAGGCCGAGCAGCGTCGCGCGCGTTTCATTCGCCTGGCCACTGACGCCGCCGGCAATTCGGGTTCGGCGATCGATGCCGCATCCCAGTCACTATGGGCGAAGGATCTTGCAGCCTGGCGTTCAGGCGATCCGGCGGATTTCGCCATATCGCCCATTCCCCGCTTTGCGGAGCAGCGCTCACCCCTATCGGCACTGAAGCGCTTTGCGGCACCGCATGTGCAGGAGGGGAAGCGCGCGCTCCTGGTTGGCAGGGAGAGGGATGTCCGTTTCCTCCGGCCCAAGATCGCCAAGACGTTCAAGGCTAAGGTCGAGGCCATCGACGCGATTGCGGCCGTCGATACGCTTGCGCCGGGCGCGATAGCTGCGCTGATTGCGCCGATCGATCGGGGGGCTGTTGGCACGAAGCTCGTGATGATTGCGGCCGCCGATCTTCTGGGTAGCCGGGCGTTGATTGGCGCGACGCAGGGCAGCGTTGCCGCCGGGCTTGCCCAGGCGGGCGGCGACATTCGTGCAGGCGATCTCGTCGTGCATGAGGATCATGGCGTCGCGCGCGTGCTGGGCCTTGTGTCGGCTCCCGGCGATGGCGACGCAGAACTGATCGCGCTTGAATATGCCAATGATGCCCGGCGGCTCGTTCCCTGCCAGGAGGCGGGCCTGTTATGGCGTTATGGCGCCGATGGCGATGCGGTGCGGCTTGACAAGCTGGACGGATCGACCTGGGAAAAGCGGCGCGGGGCGATTGACGAGGCGGTGGCGCAGAGCGCCCGCGACCTCCTTCGATTGGCGCAGGAGAGGGCCGATGTCAAAGCCGCGATCATCGAACCCGATAGCGCGGCTTATGAACGATTTGTCGCCAGCTTCCCTTTCAACGAAACGGCGGATCAGGCGCGGGCGATCCAGGCGGTAAGGGACGACCTGGCCAGCGGACGGCCGATGGATCGCCTGGTGATCGGCGATGTGGGCTATGGCAAGACGGAGGTCGCCCTGCGTGCCGCCGCGCTTGCCGCCCTTGCAGGCTATCAAGTCATTTTGGCCGCGCCCACGACGGTTCTCGTTAGGCAACATATCGAGATGTTCCAGCGCCGCTTTGCCGATACGGGCGTGGTCGTCGCTGGCCTGTCGCGCCTTTCGAGTGCGGCGGAGAAGAAAGCGGCGAAGGCCGGGCTGGCCGACGGGTCAATCGGCATCGTCATCGGCACGGCTGCGGTGATGGCGAAGGATGTACGCTATGCCCAATTGGGGCTTGTCATCATCGACGAAGAACAGCGCTTCGGCGCGGCCGATAAGGCAAGGCTGCGGGGACGTACCGACCTTCACCTGCTGGCGATGAGCGCGACACCGATCCCCAGGACGTTGCACCGCGCGATGATCGGGCTGCAACAGCTGTCGGTGATCGCAACGCCGCCCGCCCGTCGCCAGCCGATCCGGACGAGCCTTGCCAGCCCCGACGATGCGATGATCAGGACGGCGCTTTTGCGTGAGCGGTCGCGCGGCGGACAAAGCTTTGTCGTCGTGCCCCGTATCGAGGATCTCGCGCCTCTGGCCGAACGGCTGGCGCGGATCGTACCGGACCTCGCGCTGATCGAAGCGCATGGCAAGATGCCGGTGGTCGCCATCGACGACGCCATGGTCCGCTTTGGCGGTGGCGAAGGCGATGTTCTGCTCGCGACCAATATCATCGAGGCAGGACTGGACGTGCCGCGCGCCAACACGATGATCGTCTGGCGCGCCGACCGCTTTGGCCTCGCTCAGCTTCATCAGTTGCGCGGGCGGGTGGGCCGCGGCAATCGCCGGGGTCAGGTCATTCTGCTGACCGAAGCGGGAGAGATTGCCGAACGCACCATGAAGCGGCTGCGCACGCTGGCGACCTACGACCGGCTGGGTGCGGGCTTCGCGATCAGCGCCGCCGATCTTGATCAACGGGGCGCTGGCGATCCGCTGGCCGATACGCAGGCCGGTCATATGAAGCTGATCGGCATCGACCTCTATCAACATCTGTTCGAAGCAGCGTTGAAAGAGGCGCGGGGGGAGGACGCCGGACTGTGGACGCCTGAACTCAATCTGGGCAGCGCGGGCGGCTTGCCATCGGACTGGATACCCGACGCCGACATCCGCCTGGGCCTCTATGTCAGGCTTTGGCGGCTTGTTGATGAGACTGGGCTCAGCGCTTTGGAGGAGGAACTGGCGGATAGGTTCGGTCCGCTGCCTCCCGCTGCCGAACGTCTGATCGATGCCAATAGGATTGCTATTCTCGCGCGGGCGGCCGGGATTGCACGCGTCGATGCAGGCCCGGCCGCGATGGCGCTGACGCCGCGCGAAACGGGTCGCGACATGAGCAAATGTGCAGGGCTGTTCGAAAAAGACGGCCGTTGGCTTTTGAAGGCGCAGACCGATGAGGCTGATCAGCTCGCAAGGGTGATTGACCTGCTCGAAAGCATTGGCGCATTGCGGAACTAA
- a CDS encoding zinc-dependent alcohol dehydrogenase has translation MRALTWHGKHDVRVDTVEDPEILNPRDAIIRITSTAICGSDLHLYDGYIPTMQAGDILGHEFMGEVVETGPKSTLLKGQRVVVPFTIACGSCYHCGKHQYSACDNGNPADNQDIGQEMYGQPMSGLFGYSHLTGGYAGGQAEYVRVPFSDVGPIVVPDGLDDDEVLFLSDILPTGWQAAENADIEPGDTVAVWGCGPVGLFAVQSAFLMGAHRVIAIDHFPHRLELAKKFGAETINFEESKTYEALMEMTGGIGPDAVIDAVGLEAHGFFVDNVVDQIKASLFLGTDRTHSIRQAIHACRKGGRVSMPAVYGGFVDKFPLGAFMEKGLTLKTGQTSVQHYMPALLNAILEGKIDTTFLISHRMGLEDAPKGYKMFHDNQNEVTKIVLKPGLPVAAQ, from the coding sequence ATGCGCGCGCTGACATGGCACGGCAAGCATGACGTCCGCGTCGATACCGTGGAAGATCCCGAAATCCTCAACCCGCGCGATGCGATCATCAGGATCACGTCGACGGCGATCTGCGGGTCCGACCTGCATCTTTACGACGGTTATATCCCGACCATGCAGGCGGGCGACATACTTGGCCATGAATTCATGGGCGAAGTGGTCGAAACCGGTCCCAAATCCACATTGTTAAAGGGGCAGCGGGTCGTGGTGCCCTTCACCATCGCCTGCGGCAGTTGCTATCATTGCGGCAAGCATCAATATTCCGCCTGCGACAATGGCAATCCGGCCGACAATCAGGACATCGGCCAGGAAATGTACGGTCAGCCCATGTCGGGCCTGTTCGGTTACAGCCATCTGACCGGCGGCTATGCAGGCGGTCAGGCGGAATATGTCCGCGTACCATTTAGCGATGTGGGGCCGATCGTGGTGCCTGACGGGCTGGATGATGATGAGGTTCTGTTCCTGTCGGACATCCTGCCCACCGGATGGCAGGCGGCGGAGAATGCGGACATCGAACCGGGCGATACGGTGGCGGTATGGGGCTGCGGTCCGGTCGGGCTGTTCGCGGTCCAGTCCGCTTTCCTGATGGGCGCGCACCGCGTCATCGCAATCGACCATTTTCCGCATCGCCTTGAACTGGCCAAAAAATTCGGGGCCGAGACGATCAACTTCGAGGAATCGAAGACTTACGAAGCGTTGATGGAGATGACCGGCGGCATCGGGCCTGATGCGGTGATCGACGCGGTGGGCCTTGAAGCCCATGGCTTCTTTGTCGACAATGTGGTCGATCAGATCAAGGCGTCGCTATTCCTTGGGACCGATCGCACCCATTCGATCCGGCAAGCGATCCATGCCTGTCGCAAGGGCGGGCGGGTGTCGATGCCAGCCGTCTATGGCGGTTTCGTGGACAAGTTTCCGTTGGGCGCCTTCATGGAGAAGGGGCTGACCCTCAAGACCGGCCAGACGAGCGTACAACATTATATGCCCGCTCTGCTCAATGCGATTCTGGAGGGCAAGATCGATACGACCTTCCTGATATCGCATCGCATGGGCCTGGAAGATGCGCCCAAGGGCTACAAGATGTTCCACGACAATCAGAATGAAGTGACCAAGATCGTGCTGAAGCCCGGTCTTCCCGTCGCTGCGCAATAG
- a CDS encoding diacylglycerol/lipid kinase family protein, whose protein sequence is MKALLVHSPNAGTKPEPIRSLIGQLEEAGFAIRYCEHGRDDIRSGMSGMEMAIAAGGDGTVASVAIEMPDRSVPIAILPMGGSNNVARALGIRQSVEAVIGGLYNAREKRLTVGSVTGLFGRKGFLEAVGLGALNQSIELVDESPDTPEEKRENGRAAFRETLRTAKPIACVVDIDGRRFDGPWLLVEILNIGAIGPRLPFAPRADTQDKLLDILLVGEADRDAMVGWAEHFSGPPPARLETGCVVTLQASGLCPRIDDRPIDMPDDAWTVEIRLDDEPVTILVPGSMTGHDDDSC, encoded by the coding sequence GTGAAGGCGCTACTGGTCCATAGCCCCAATGCGGGAACAAAGCCCGAGCCGATCCGGTCGCTCATCGGTCAATTGGAAGAGGCCGGCTTCGCCATCCGCTACTGTGAACATGGCCGGGACGATATTCGATCCGGAATGAGTGGCATGGAAATGGCGATTGCCGCCGGCGGTGATGGAACCGTAGCTTCGGTCGCCATCGAGATGCCCGACCGGTCTGTACCGATTGCGATCCTGCCGATGGGCGGGTCCAATAATGTCGCAAGGGCGCTGGGCATTCGTCAATCGGTCGAAGCCGTCATTGGTGGTCTCTACAATGCGCGCGAAAAGAGGCTGACCGTAGGCAGCGTCACCGGGCTCTTCGGGCGGAAAGGCTTTCTGGAAGCGGTAGGTCTTGGCGCGCTCAATCAATCTATCGAACTTGTCGATGAATCGCCCGACACCCCGGAGGAGAAGCGCGAAAACGGCCGCGCAGCATTTCGGGAGACGTTGCGCACGGCCAAGCCGATCGCGTGCGTCGTTGATATCGATGGACGCCGTTTCGACGGGCCATGGCTGCTTGTAGAAATTCTCAACATCGGCGCGATCGGCCCACGGCTCCCGTTCGCGCCAAGGGCGGACACACAGGATAAGCTGCTCGACATCCTGCTCGTTGGCGAGGCCGATCGTGACGCCATGGTGGGATGGGCCGAACATTTCTCCGGCCCGCCACCGGCCCGCCTGGAAACAGGTTGCGTCGTCACGCTTCAGGCCAGCGGGCTGTGCCCCCGGATCGACGATCGCCCCATCGACATGCCTGACGACGCATGGACGGTCGAAATACGGCTGGATGACGAGCCGGTGACGATATTGGTGCCTGGCAGTATGACGGGACATGACGATGACAGTTGCTGA